In the Neodiprion virginianus isolate iyNeoVirg1 chromosome 2, iyNeoVirg1.1, whole genome shotgun sequence genome, ACTCATATTGCTCGCACATTGGCACATTTACAAAATCACACAAATAACGAAAGAGTTATACTTCTGCCATGTTCGGCTACAAATTCTACATTGCTGCTGAACCTCGCCGCTGATACCTTCTGCTTCTCCCGTCGACCGTCGCGGCGGCGCTGCTGTCGACATCGAATCATCATCGAATAATATGCGCCAAATGGGCAACGGCCAAAGGGCAATGCCAGTAtactctgtctctctttctctacaCTCTGATTGGCTGAGCATTACGAGATATGCGCGTTCGGCCAATCGCAGCGCAGAGCGAGAGAAACAGAGTGTACGGCAATTGCCTTTTACTGGGAAGCTACCTCCATGCGATATAAGCACGACGGCAACGGCAATGTGCGCACAACTACCGGTGTTTCGAATCCAACGACGCGTAGTCATTTTACAGGACGTCCGGATTGCCGTCCCGCTTAATTAGTTGATTGTTAGTTGGTTAAAAAGTGAGGGTATATTAATACCGATAGACGAGACTATTCTGTTCCCAAAATGACTAGCTCTGTGACTACGAATCCATCCACGCTTTTGCCGCtaggtaaataaataaaataataacgaaatttttcctAACCTCGATGATCTAACGACAGAACGAcgttgtttattatttattttttgtgtatttttaaaatacgTTTTAAAATATATGCCATTAGTTCGGGGTAGTCCACGTGTCTTTGACATTCTCGTATTTTCTGCAACCTTGCTCATTATCGATCATCTTAATTTTCTCTATTAACtgatgttttatttcattgaattttactTTACAGAATTGGTGGACAAGTGCATCGGCTCCCGCATTCACATTAtcatgaaaaatgataaagaaaTTGTGGGTACATTACAAGGATTTGATGACTTTGTGAATATGTTATTGGATGATGTGACTGAAAGCGAAGCAACGCCCGAGGGACGCAGAGTTACAAAATTGGATCAGATCCTCCTCAATGGAAATAACATTACGATGGTTAATATGGAAATACGAATACATTTCGATAGCATGATGTGTTTAAAATGCACAACAAGGTTTATTATAACAGTTTGactatcattttttctttcctgttTCAGTTAGTACCTGGAGGTGATATGCCAGAAACATAATCTCACCCCCTGTGATTTCATGTATAATACTTTTGACATTTACTGCTATgtgattgtaaaaatttattcaaataacaaTGATTTTCTTTTGTAAACATTTCTGCATTATCTTCCTTTTATCCCGTATCATCATTAAGCCTTTGCCATTTCTAATTAACTTCAACACTTTGCTTCGACCTCTAAATCTCAAAGCTCCGTTGCAACTCCATCTATACTGGGTCTATctgttttttcaaatgacCACATCTTTGAATACAACGCTTTATACTTGCCACCTAAATTATCATCCAGCATTGAATCCTCCGGTTTTATACCTTTCCCAGTGAGATACAAAATAGCGTGAGGATGGAGGTCAGCGAATGGCAAAGTCCTGCTTAGCATTTGCCAGGCCAAAATTCCCAGGGAATATATGTCTGAAGGTGGAGAGGGTAATTCCCCTCTGATTACTTCTGGGGCTACATAACCAGGTGTACCCTGAAAATATGGCATAAACCTGGTGATTTAGGGAATGAAATCGTGATGCAAAACTAAAAAACCTACTCGAATTCCTGTATATGTGTCTTCTTCCCCCAAAAGAACGGAGCTACCAAAATCTGCTAATTTTGGATTGCCATCTGCGGCcatgagaatattttttggcTTCACATCAGCATGAACCACGCCAGCTCGGTGACAGAATTGAATAGCGAAAGTAATTGCCTTGAAGATATTTAATCGCTCTTGACAGTTCAATGGTCCCTCATCCAGCCTTTCTTGCAGAGATTTACCACACAATTCCATAGTGATCATTGAGAAAACTTCTCCCTGTTCAATGCCCAGTATCCTGATGACATTAGCATGTCTCAAAGTGGTGGCATGTTTCTCTGATATCACGGAGTTATCACTGTCTTTCCTTCTTCTAAGTATTTTCGCAGCTACCTGATCACCTGTTATATATGATATGATAAGATCAggataggaaaaaaatatcggctCCCTTTCATCAAGTGACCGCATTTCACAATATTCTTCAAACCTTTGTAAGATGCTTGAATCACGGTTCCAAATCCACCACTGCCGAGAATCTTTCTTGTACAGTGGGTAAGCCcagtgtttaaaattttctttcggtTTGGAGTATCGACATTGACTAGCGACAATGTACATGGTTTCGTATTTATTTTCGCTTCCACACAGTCTGTGCTCAAATTGTTCCGGAGAGGTGATTTTGGACTACTTGTAAATCTTTGAACATTGTAAACACATATGTATTACATTTGCAGTTTTAGCGACCaagtattaataataacacaccttatattttgaacaatttgaGGCGACCGTGGTGCCAGCCTTCCGATCTCAAAAATTCCTCTTGGAGAAGCCATTCGAAATATATTGTATTAAATTTCTTCTGCAGGTAGAATGAACAACTTAACCAATTACAGTGATTGACATAAATATCTACCTCTATGTGTCTACCGGAAGACTAAACACACAACtcaaaacaaatattatgAAGGGTATTATTGAACTTGATGCATGTTTATGTATTAtgtacagatatttttttttcttttcaattctaAGATGAAGGTGAATGACTGacgtattttaaatattttctttattctctaAACTTAAGGCATAATCCAGCTGCTACGAGCCTATTactaattattacttttaatACTGTATTTTTAACTTGATTATTTACAATAACGTTTTCACTATTTAATAACAAGGATGATTGTAATAATCTCTCAATATAGGTAATATCTGTGGTGTGGCTATAATAACATGTCTCAATGATATACTGTAGATGTAAAGCCGTATACCTAATGAAATCTAATTTATTAGATAGTTAACAATAATAAGTACCGTTAGTTTAGATCAACACGGTTTTCTATCACAATCATCTAGAAGAATTTATTACCATTTCTCAATTATTTGTGTTACGTGAATAACAATAGTTAAgtaatttcgtttttcattctctgttctttttttaaatggttGTACTACGTGTTGGATCGAAGGAGTGtcaataatgattttcaactttcaataAGAACATATTGATTAGTAAAATACTCTACGGAAtcaaaatacaatattttctttgcTTCTTATTTTGTATCGTATATATCATATCTAATACATTATATCTGCTTTATTGCGATACATCATTGGATGACTATCACTTCGATTTTGGTTCAAAATGTTTATGCCTTCGTATATTATAACTCTCGAAAGAGTTCGTTCATAAGCATACACGATTCTTAtttgtcgaaaaatataagaatttcCATATTACTTATACCTGCACGATAtgtaattcaaattacacaaACAGATTTTTGTCAAGAGTTAGAATTTTATGGAAATCCCTCCTTTGCTTATCCGTACCGTACTAATATTTCCCATTCATCTCCAACAAAGCTCATATCTAATCCTGCTGCATACATTCACCAATCAGGTACTTGTGTATACACAGTTTTATACATATAGCACCAACTTTATTGtcttactaaaaaaaaaatgcctaCCCAAATGCAACCCTACGCTCATACCCTATTACGCCAAAAAATTGGCTATACTTTTAACAAAGATCACATGCAATCCTCTTGGTCAATCTTAATCATCCCCTGGCACCATGCACCAATCTCGTGTTGCATCTATTGGTACTCTCCTGACAAAGGCCTGAACATCATGAACCAACTTAGTTTAATAACATGCATGAGATGCCACACGGACAATTTCGGTTTACCACTTTCGTAAAACCGTCTATACTTAACAATAGTTAATTTCTCGTGAATCTTGTCTGTTCCCATAGAGGTAGCGTGAATAAAGTACAAATGGAAATGATCGTCAGATAAATAGGAACGATCAGGGTATCAAAAAGTTTGGTGTTTTTAAACTCTTACTGTGATAGCTGAGACTTTAAAATGATCAAACTAATTGAACGCTGTGAATCGCAACAGAATTACACGTCTGCTATCATTAGggattcataaaaaaatatttagaataCTGATCAATCTTCCTGCGTATTATTGACAATCGCGTAACAATAAATGATTGAACGAATTCCTTTTGGCACTCTTACCCCCGAATTCATGACCGTCCGTTAAACGTTTAACGGGTGTAATATATAACATCCCGTTATAATCTTCTGCTCTTATTGTTGTTGATCTTACGAAACGTATAACCAGCGTAAATTTGACAgtcaacaacaataaaaatagaagATTATAACGGGCCGTTATACATTGAGCGCATTAAACGTTTAAACGGTCGTTCATGAATTcggaaataattcattttcaatttgtaatgCTTATGTGAAATGTAAAGAACGCTGATAATGctattaaataattgatttatattctttttcgaatcaatttcAGACAATCTCTAGACTAGCTAAAAATGAAATGTTACCGATACCACAAACGTTACATGCCCGCAATAAATCAGAACCAAAATTAAtatgtttcaaattacaacTAGTCTAAGTAAAATAAGAATTaactataaatatatgtatgtacctatacttatattgtataatactagatttctttttcgtccGTAAGTGAACTCTTACTATATTAAACTATGTCAAACCCCGTAACATTCATATCAAATATATTCTTTGTTCGCGTCAATAAGGGTAAAGATATGTTAAAAACAGCAAAAACTTTTTGAGTCACCCTGAATGTCGAGGTTTTCACGGGAAAAACTTGGATTATCTAACAAACGCCGTCAATGGATACAACAAGGGTAGTATGAAGGTAATTAATTGGACAAGGTAAGGTAAGGCACAGTCTAGCCAGGGAGGGGTGCTTCTTCATAAAAGTCTGGCTCATCCTGATTGCTCTCCATTTCTGGTTCTTTAGTATCGAGAGCACGTAGTTCTGCAGGTGTAAAATAACGCTTCATTTGAGCACGCAACGGTATCATCAGGATCAAAAAGAATGGGAAAGCCAAGGAGATTGCGGTGCTTTTAACAGCCCAAAGGACCGAGagacaaaatatttgaatcaaAGTGAATATGTGCATCTTATAGGTTTGAACTCTGCGTACATAATTCGCAGTACCATGGTGCTTAACAGGCATAAAGAATAACTTTATACGATCAAACAGCTGAACGCCGTTGGTTGACGATACGCCCATGTACAGAAAAACTCCAATCAACACTGCCATGGGAACACGTCTTAGTAGCGGTGCCATCAAAATACTCAGACCGACGAGGATCGCGACTAAGAGACCGCTCACTCTTTGTTCTTTGACCTCAACAATGTGAGGCTTGTCACCAGGAGCATGGTTCGTTGACATTATTGTAACTGCGGATACATGGGTCAGAGAACGCACCGATGCTGCGCAACACCAGGGCATACCGATGAACCCACAGCCAACGTTCATCAAGCTGACAACAACAATGTCCATGTGATAGCCGTTGCCTTTACGCAGCTTGCGTTCTTTCTTGTCAATAATGAGCCTGGTTGggtgataaaaagaaaatttgattaggAATAGTCAATTCAGATTTCTTTTAATATActattttcaaagtttaattaaaataagacTCACTCAGATATTTGGGTTTCCATGAAGATAAGGATGTAAACTAGAAGAGCTGGCACCACGCAAACAAGTGCCAACCAAACGGGAACGGATTGTTTTTCACCCCCTAGCGGTATTAGCCATCCTCTCTTGTCGGGATCTGAAGGACTCAAGCCGTCGGGTACGAGGAGTTTCTCAGTCTTAACTTGAGCGAGAAAATCGATCAAGACAAAAATTACGATGCTTATTGGAACTCCAAAGTCACCAAAAGCTCTTCTCGCGCTGCGACCCAGATAGTGACTGTTACGAAATATGCGCAGGTAGTACGCACCAAGGAAAGTTCCCAAGCAAAGAATTGTACACATGAGAGCAGTATTTGGTTGATTTATAAGGCCATGACCGTTACTGTCAGGAAGCCAATTCATCTGCTGAGAGTTGTCACACATAGCCGTCACATTCGTGTCAGTATTGTTAGAACTGGTGTCATTTTCGTGTGGGGCGAAGCAGTAATCAGGAAGAAGTggatttattaaaaagtatTTATAGATCTTTTGGAAGGCCTCGACGATATAGAGAATTGATATCAATCCGGTAAATATTTCTTCCGTAAAACGTGTGAAAAGTTTTACAAGTACTGAACCTTCGACACAAGCAATGATTAATGCAATCACACCGAGCCAAACGCCAACGTATATCCGGACCGTTAAGAACTCGAATTCATAGGCATTACACATTTTGTACAAGCTTTCATCGAAGAGAAGAAGCGGTCCAGTTGTACCGATAATGACGAGAGGTTGCGTGGCAAAAAGAGCCATTATCACTCCTGTCCATGAGGCAGAAATTAAAGTCTCTGAGATGCCTATtaaattgtttgttttgtcACTTATCAGACCGCCAAATGTGATAGCGGTACAAAGAGCAGCAAAGTACATGAAGATGGCTGCCGCAACGCTAGAGGAGTTCAATCCATCCGTGAAATCAGATAAATAAAGAGGGTAGCGTCTCTTGATATCGTTAATAAGCCCACCAAAAGGACGCCTAGTTCTACACAGCGGATCATCATCTGGGggttttttctcatcttcacCAGCTAAAAGAGCTGTAAACAATTATAAGATTGTGTTAAAAAATGGGATGGTATAATTGACCGAGTAATTGTTTCGGAAGATAAAGAACACGAACCTTTCTTAATAGCGGCATCGCTTTGTGTCTGCGGTGAAATTCTTTCCAATGCTTTAGCTTTGCGTTTTCTTATAGCTTCGCTCTTTGCCTTGAGTTCGTCGAATGGTAAAAGTGCTTGTCTTTCCCAATCGCCTGGTGGCAGCACGATCGAATCATCCAAAAACTCATTGATTGCCGATAGCAGTTCTCGTCTTTCGTTAGCTTTGTAGGCAATCTTGTGAAATGAGGTATTGGCCATCAGCGTTGAGATGGATCGACCGACCTCGTGGTAGTCAAGATCGGCATTTCGTGGCCCCAGAAGAATAAACATGAATCGAACAGGAATGGTAACTTCTGTCAAAGAGGGCATGAAAACACCTTCTGCCAGCCGAACAAATGCTATCGTAGGTTGATCAAGGAAATCTACGGCACCTACAAGTACCGTAGTTGCCTCAGCGCCGACGggaattcttttcaatataTAATCATTGTGCCCTTTCTTCAAGTCCTCGTTACTACTCGTGTAGGTCAACTCTTCTTTTATATCAACCGCTGTATGGTTGCTGTCCAGAGCCAAGGTGGACGATACGATCTTTGGTTTAGAATCGCTCAGGTTCTGTGGAAATGATAAGAGCCAATTAGGTAAAATCGATATAAGACATCGACAGAAACTAATGCTGGGAATTCGGTACGTATATACATGGTGTCAGCGAAAACTATGCATAGGCTTTCTTACAATCAGAGGAGAGTTTGACAGATCAACATCATCCATTTATAGTACATCagagagaagagaaacgaAGACAATAAGATTGGAACGAACATGTTCCACTGTGAGGCAACGGAAAACACTAGATCGGAGGATAGTGAGATTTGTCAGGCTCTCCAATATTTGCTAAAATACTTGCACAGCGAGTATTTCAGATTACAATACCTTCGAAATTTATAGGACGACGAGAATAAACATTGACAAAGAATACCATGAGGAGTTTCtacttgaaaaactttttggtAAGCCAAAATGATTCTACGTGAAATTATGCCGCTAATTATGACAAGAGGGACAAAAACTATATTGCATTTTAATGTAGGAATGATAACTTCCGTTCTTGCAAAggtaaaaattcttcatcaTTTGCATGAAGAACATGCGAATCATTTCAAACGTCAAGGTTAGTATTGGGTATCACACATATTCTACTCGGttactgttattttttttttttttcttctttctataTTCATTATATACCAAAATGTGAAAGTACCGTAGATGGCCAATAAAATGAGATTGACAAGAATTAATCAAGAAAACCTACGCTATGTTTCTGATGGTCCATAAAGTGGTATACTGCATTATATATCATGTGTGTCTAAACCTAGGAAtgagttgtaaaaaaaagttcaattaTATATGGGGGAGAAAGACATAAGGTGCGATACTTAATACAACCATGCGCAGGCTGTTGTTGCTATCAAATATCGACAACCCATTAGAATGGAATGATGAGTGGAAGTGAAGTGTAGGTGATTCATCGGCAAAATTAAatcaaacaaaacaaaaaaattagtcaAAACTCAAGCTGCCACGAGGAGGTGCTACGATATAGCTTCATGGACTTGCAAATACTGTAGAATCGTTTTTCGGTAGAATTTTTCGTCACATTGTAACATGTAATTAAAATTAGAGTAAGGCATTCGAAAATCTCGTTAGAAAACGAGAGTGAAAAACCTTCACTAACACCGTACAGTTTCTCTGTAAGTTCATGAGCtaattttgtttcgtttaagtcatttttgttttattatttaaacagTGTTAACAACGGCAGACGCCTATTTACGAGGGCAGTGGGGCAAAGACAGATGAGCTAGCGATAAAATTTGTGTTTTGGGAAACGAGAGATTTACATGTTGCTTCACATGGTTCTCGGTCGGATCTCGAGCAGCCTCTTCCTCCTCCAGCCAGATAGACTACGGAAACAATATTAGCATCCGTCAGTCAAATCGTTTCTGAAGTTTTCAATAGCATATTCCACCTCTACCTCGGCTTAAACAATTCCTCGTATACTCATCCTCTAGATTTGCGAGGTTTCTAAACCGCAGACGGTATAAAGAGAACATCTAACGAAGTAGAGGTGGAAACGCatatttctttcatcttcttttctATGTATCTAATCTCTCTATTTGTCTTCAATCTGCGCAGCACAAAGATTATGTCTTATAATTCACACTGTAATGTTCATCAATTACAGGAGGAGATCGTACCTATTATactatttccttattttgTCCTCAGACTTTTAATACTATGGAGTTTCGCCCAGAGTTTGACTAATCCTAATGAGGGTTTGAAAGATAATTGGGAAAATTCAATAGGATTTCAATAGGTAGTTTATACTGTGACAAGGATATCGGGGTTTCCACAACGACCGCATAGATATCTTTAATTTGGTAGCCAATTTTACAATCCTTCGCGGATTTgcttaaaattttacaaacatCAACATTAATTCCTCGTAATCATGCCCTTGCGACTGCTAATTGACCAATCTATAGACTTCCGTACGCAAATAAATTCAAACGAGTATCAATAAAATAGAATTCAGTTCTTCACCATTAGCCTGATAAGTAGATGTCTTTAGAAAAAGTTAGGTACAAGTATAGTAATTCCTGAggagattgaataatttcggAAAGTTCAACACTAAtcaagaaatgaaattaatttaaaaacactACTTCCTTCAGTCGGTAAAAAAATGCGGGATAATATGTAGATCGGGAAGTTTCACGGAAGAAAAAGAACTTTCATCGTTTCATAAAGTAAAGTAgagtttcaaaataataaaatcgtaCCTTTTGATTTTCGTTAAAAACCATGATTGCCAATTATATgcaattgaatttcgaatacGGTGAGCGCGTTAATTTTTGCCCAACTATACtaaaatacgaaatatttattgaaaaaaaaaaaaaaaagaaagaaacataAGCAATCCATTAAACTTCCCTAATTCATCTTATCCACACCATAAATTGGTTTTCAATCTATGTTCCATTGCTCCGATCATTCCTGaattcttgaataaaaataataatgaacagaaattgtaaaaaaaaaaaaaaaagtaaaagatgaaaacatTACCTGCAGACTGGTGTAACTGGCGTAATTCCTCTTCCCCCCAAATCGAAATCTATCATGTTCATTGACGTGCCTGTGCCTTAGAAGCAGAGCCCTCATAACGACGGGTCGATCTTCGGGGAGTATCAACTCCTCGACGACCATCTGCTCGACGACCCTGTAAGCTACGCCGGGAAGATCACGTTCCTCGAGATCAAGGAGGCAAACACCGGTCTCGAGGCATCGCCGTAGGTTTAGAAGCGAGTGAAAGCTAAGCGATGCGACGTGTGGTCTCCCCCACCGGTCCGCACCCTCTTCAACGTCTTCCTCGTACTTTATCCACCTCGCCGTTTCCCGCCATTCGCGATCCTCGCCCATTCCGTGGAGTTCATCGAGCTGGACGAATACCTCGTGGGGCGAATGATCGTACATCTTTTTGAAGGTGTCGTGGAATATACCCCCGACCATTTTTCGCCCGATGTGAACCGTCGAGTGACCCGTCTTGTGACGACGCATACCCCGGGGATCGTCGCTCCTGTGGGACTCCAGGCCGTCTATGTCCAGCTCCTGGAGGGTGCTTGCCTCGTCGGGCTGGACGCTGACTCGACGTCCCATCGCGTTGTTTCCGTCCGTGATACCGGCACCCGAGCGTTTCCTCCATTGCGGATCTTCCTGGAGCGAATACTTTCTCGACTTGTGATGGTGCCGTCTGgaaaaagaatataatattttatatattttacagcATTTTTGCATAACGTAACAAGAACtgttctcattttctttctcctttccTTCTTCAAAGCAAAATCTGTCCAGTTATTTGCATGTACAGAAAAAAGTAATCGtccgtaaaaatttatctctaagcataataatgacgataaataaaaatatagtcaaaaatattcaccttgaaaattcaattttcaaaacattgtTTTAGCAGTTTAgaaaacgtttaaaaaaagaatcgaatctgGCATACGATTCGAACTATGCTGTGGTTTCTAAATCAATTTAAAGGACgacttttgtttgtttgttcgtttatttttttggtttttttcaactttcaatagagaaagaaaaaaaactttaaagTTGATTGTTCGGCAGCTTCTATTTCCAAACGTTTCGAAATTAGGAAATCGGatcaaaaataagaaattacaaaatcaAAACTACACCTTGAGTctacgaagaaagaaaaaaaatgcgtatAACTATTCGAATTTTACTCAGGTATTGAAACAAGGTGAAGGGTAAATTTTTAGAATATAACATATTAATACACGTATTATATTGTTGAAATCAAAGTAGAAATTTTACAGCGGGAAATAATAACCGATTCTTTAAACATCCTTGACGCTGTACCCAAGGTTTGttatatattcttttttttcaatttattcttggtttttttttcctgctatgtatacatacgaaaATCTTATAATAACTAATGTAATTTCAAGGATTCATACGAGTGACAAATTCttgaataatatattgtgtatCGACGCGTTGACGTCGCGACGCAACCCCGCAAAGCGTTTCAAGACGTCGACGTCGCGTGACAAGGTCGAACGCGTGCCAATTTTGCTAACGAAGAATTTAACCCTGGCATTGAGAAGCGGAGGAGGGTCAACCTTTTCCGTTCACATCGTTAAACTACCCGTTTCACGATCCGTTACcaagaaacaaaaactaaTTATTTCTTGATCTTTCCATTCGCTTGTTACGCAtcgtttttctcttcgttaataattacaaatcactcaaatttatataataaacgaataaatgaataaataaaaattactctcccaaattttctacgattgtttcgacaaattttataagtagaaaaaaatacagttcgAATCCAGGATTGTCAAAATATCGATCAATTTATATCGTCGATAAAAACGATTCAACTTCCGTGGTttgattttctctttctttttttaatttcattcccACACCGCGATCCCTCGATtactattaatttataatcgTTCTTTTTCCCTTCTATTCTTTCACATAACAGTTACAATCACGTCAACTTCCGTCTGCGGTTTGACTCATTTTATCTCCGCGTGTGCTGGCTTTCTACGATACGAAGAAACAACTTCCAACTCGGAACACGTTACACCAAACACACGTTACAGACAAGTAACTACAACGACGCGATTATTGCACGACGATAATAATGAGGTACgacttgcaaaaaaaaaaataaaaaaaaaaaatgcataaaatcCCAACAAAAACACCAACAAtgtgattaattattgtttatcGGATTATATACCGTCGAAAGTTACCGATACGATCCTGGGATCGTTCGTACGAGACGGGCATTGCTGATGGCAAGTGGCAGACGCCTATACCTAAACTAGCCTGCCTGGCCGTTGGCTGGCACGAGCTTAGAAGACACGACGACTCGATTATTCCCGACccaattatacgtatatctatacacatatatgtattattatgtagAAATAAATAAGCACGGGTAAATATataagtgtgtgtgtgtgtataaatatataaatatatatatatatatatacataaaacgAAGAAGATAATGGCTGTGTAGGTACATCCGAAGGCCATGGCACCATCCCGTCCCAATCGCGACGTTTGGTTCTGGTTTTGTACGTATGTATTGTAAGTGTAATCTAGTTGAACGAGTGGGTGTAAGGTACCTAATTGTATACTATACATAGGTACATATTTAGGGGCTGCGCCAGGAACTGCcgagatttatttatttccccCTATTTGTTTCGTTCGTTTCCCCTGAATTACCTGATACAAATTAGGAGACACGCTTACGGTACGGAATCCCCATCGCGTTTAAACTGCAACCCGCAACTGGCAAGTAGGCAAAAATTCAAGGAGAAAGAATTTCCGCATTGCGGTCACGAGATCGGGAGAATAGGGATGGAAAATATCGAGTCCATTTAATTAATGGTAATAATTTTGTCTGTCAATATTGCTGTTGTTCGAAGTGACGAATCTTCAAACTTC is a window encoding:
- the LOC124297558 gene encoding U6 snRNA-associated Sm-like protein LSm5 isoform X1, whose amino-acid sequence is MTSSVTTNPSTLLPLELVDKCIGSRIHIIMKNDKEIVGTLQGFDDFVNMLLDDVTESEATPEGRRVTKLDQILLNGNNITMLVPGGDMPET
- the LOC124297558 gene encoding U6 snRNA-associated Sm-like protein LSm5 isoform X2 → MIHLTKRQLVDKCIGSRIHIIMKNDKEIVGTLQGFDDFVNMLLDDVTESEATPEGRRVTKLDQILLNGNNITMLVPGGDMPET
- the LOC124297556 gene encoding serine/threonine-protein kinase mos, coding for MASPRGIFEIGRLAPRSPQIVQNIRFTSSPKSPLRNNLSTDCVEAKINTKPCTLSLVNVDTPNRKKILNTGLTHCTRKILGSGGFGTVIQASYKGDQVAAKILRRRKDSDNSVISEKHATTLRHANVIRILGIEQGEVFSMITMELCGKSLQERLDEGPLNCQERLNIFKAITFAIQFCHRAGVVHADVKPKNILMAADGNPKLADFGSSVLLGEEDTYTGIRGTPGYVAPEVIRGELPSPPSDIYSLGILAWQMLSRTLPFADLHPHAILYLTGKGIKPEDSMLDDNLGGKYKALYSKMWSFEKTDRPSIDGVATEL